A region of Paenibacillus thiaminolyticus DNA encodes the following proteins:
- a CDS encoding helix-turn-helix domain-containing protein: MNLLIIEDEPRLRHSLTELMPWEKAGITGVTAAATAEEGKRWLQVKRPDILLVDIQLPDGNGLELARQAMAWNAEVKAIILSGHDHFPYAQEALALGVKQYLLKPAGQDAIVRVVAEAVAERRSEIQRKHDYASLRRQWQAHLPALQQRTLRLGLEGGLPAEAFRLRMAELGITLSAAERCAVMVMEPDPVSPERAEAFGEDTALIHFAVGQVAEETLRSMGARSALICRDVDKPIAILFRHDPGGGGTADGDAVIAIHAMAGAMLEHIKTSLKLTASAGISSAHGGLENVPRLYKEAMFALGQRLVHGGDLVIPYREGGIAPPPEAAAVQSERWMRELDIAWSTGDERQASAAAEAWVGEVCAIEQAEALKEQMLLLQSWVVTWIHKQGWSLHEVMQEDAESFHHASELRTKQEWSGWMRSVIRCIGAQSCLVRRRGGNRLVAEVKELIERELHGELSLQGVADRLFINASYLSRLFKQEMEQPFSAYVLERRMERAKEALFQGKRVYDAAQAAGFRDVSYFTKVFRKYWGVTPSEWKRG; this comes from the coding sequence ATGAATTTGTTGATCATTGAGGACGAACCGCGGCTTCGTCACAGCTTGACCGAGTTGATGCCATGGGAGAAGGCCGGCATCACCGGGGTGACGGCGGCTGCGACGGCGGAAGAAGGGAAGCGATGGCTGCAGGTGAAGCGTCCGGACATTTTGCTCGTCGATATTCAGCTGCCGGACGGGAACGGCCTTGAGCTGGCGCGGCAGGCGATGGCCTGGAATGCCGAGGTGAAGGCCATCATTTTGAGCGGCCATGATCACTTCCCGTACGCTCAGGAAGCGCTCGCCCTGGGCGTCAAGCAATATTTGCTCAAGCCGGCGGGCCAGGATGCGATTGTGCGGGTGGTCGCGGAAGCGGTCGCGGAACGCCGCTCGGAGATTCAGCGCAAGCATGACTATGCCTCGCTGCGCCGGCAATGGCAGGCCCATCTGCCGGCGCTGCAGCAGCGTACGCTGCGCCTGGGCCTGGAGGGCGGCCTGCCTGCCGAAGCCTTCCGCCTGCGGATGGCGGAGCTGGGCATCACGCTCTCCGCGGCCGAGCGCTGTGCGGTGATGGTGATGGAGCCCGATCCTGTCTCCCCTGAGCGGGCGGAGGCATTCGGGGAAGATACCGCGTTGATTCACTTTGCCGTCGGTCAGGTGGCCGAGGAGACGCTCCGATCGATGGGAGCCCGTTCGGCCTTGATCTGTCGCGATGTCGATAAGCCGATCGCCATTCTGTTCCGGCATGATCCAGGCGGCGGCGGTACGGCGGACGGGGACGCGGTCATCGCCATCCATGCCATGGCAGGCGCCATGCTGGAGCATATCAAGACATCGCTCAAGCTGACGGCCAGCGCTGGCATCAGCTCGGCGCATGGGGGGCTGGAGAATGTGCCCCGCTTATACAAGGAGGCGATGTTCGCGCTGGGCCAGCGGCTCGTGCATGGGGGCGACCTCGTTATCCCGTATCGCGAAGGCGGGATCGCTCCGCCGCCGGAGGCGGCGGCAGTCCAGAGCGAGCGCTGGATGCGGGAGCTGGATATCGCCTGGAGTACCGGAGACGAGCGGCAGGCGTCTGCGGCGGCGGAGGCCTGGGTCGGCGAGGTATGCGCCATCGAGCAAGCTGAGGCGCTCAAGGAGCAGATGCTGCTGCTGCAATCGTGGGTCGTCACGTGGATCCACAAGCAGGGGTGGTCGCTGCATGAGGTGATGCAGGAGGACGCGGAATCGTTCCACCATGCGTCGGAGCTGCGCACGAAGCAGGAATGGAGCGGCTGGATGCGGAGCGTGATTCGGTGCATCGGCGCACAATCCTGCCTGGTAAGGCGGCGCGGCGGCAACCGGCTCGTGGCGGAAGTGAAGGAGCTGATCGAGCGGGAGCTTCACGGCGAGCTGTCGCTGCAAGGAGTGGCGGATCGGCTGTTCATTAACGCCTCTTACTTGAGCAGGCTGTTCAAGCAGGAGATGGAGCAGCCGTTCTCGGCTTATGTGCTGGAGCGCCGCATGGAGCGGGCCAAGGAGGCGCTCTTTCAAGGGAAGCGGGTGTATGATGCCGCTCAAGCCGCAGGCTTCCGCGATGTCAGTTATTTTACGAAGGTGTTCCGCAAATATTGGGGAGTCACGCCTAGCGAATGGAAGCGGGGCTAA